The following coding sequences lie in one Mycteria americana isolate JAX WOST 10 ecotype Jacksonville Zoo and Gardens chromosome 15, USCA_MyAme_1.0, whole genome shotgun sequence genomic window:
- the LOC142417273 gene encoding eosinophil peroxidase-like: MLHLSLGINPRITLLGSIITLCLAGALDSPLNIEDSEVLPYSSLLSSISEARQLVDTAYLHARKSLKRKLEEKVANPVDFLKHLKDPVGRTRSAVRAADYMETTLKLLKTKLHLSGKWRFNVTDLLDRKQKEVISKGTGCDYQIRSIKCPKHDIYRTITGECNNRKHSHLGSSNRAFARWLPAAYEDGVSVPRGASEGKLYNGFPLPLVRKVSNEIARTANEDITQDQGLSLVFMHWGQWVNHDIDLSPSSGAGVSPELHCEKDCAFKSPCFPIKFPPDDPRMLRSNSCMPFIQSASVCNPRTLTREQINAVSSFIDASTVYGSEDSVAKSLRNQTNQLGLMAVNQNFTDAGLELLPFENKMKSVCVLTNKSMNIPCFKAGDKRVTENLGLSALHTVFLREHNRLVTELRKLNPHWDGEKLYQESRKIVVAINQIITYRDYLPLLLGEETSKWIPLYSGYNENVDPRVSNVFSLAFRFGHTSVQPFVSRLDDSFQPLGSFSHVPLHLTFCATWRIIMEGGIDPLIRGMVVDHAKLMKQNQLLIEELQNHLFEQTEIMGLDLAALNMQRGRDHGLPGYNAWRRFCGLSQPQNVDEFSEVLGNSKLAKKFMELYGTPDNIDLWIGAIAEPFVPQGRVGPLLACIIGTQFRNLRDGDRFWWEKPGVFTPQQLHALRKISLSTVICDNTHIKKIPRDVIKANSYPENFVDCHEIDVLDLSPWKDEPESGTKVSNPAHQTSVGKS, encoded by the exons ATGTTGCATTTATCTCTAGGCATAAACCCAAGAATTACTCTCTTAGGATCCATCATCACTCTCTGCTTAGCTGGAGCATTGGACTCCCCATTAAATA taGAGGACTCAGAGGTGCTACCATACTCATCTCTTCTGAGCAGCATTAGCGAAGCTAGGCAGCTGGTAGACACAGCATATTTACATGCCCGAAAAAG CTTAAAGAGAAAACTAGAGGAAAAGGTTGCCAACCCAGTGGATTTCCTGAAGCACTTAAAGGACCCAGTAGGAAGAACCAGGTCTGCAGTCCGTGCTGCAGATTACATGGAAACTACTTTGAAACTCCTCAAAACAAAGCTGCATCTCTCTGGGAAATGGAGATTCAATGTTACAG ACCTACtagacagaaaacagaaggagGTGATTTCCAAAGGAACTGGCTGTGACTATCAGATTCGTTCCATTAAATGCCCAAAGCATGACATTTACCGGACCATTACTGGGGAGTGCAACAACAG AAAGCATTCTCATCTGGGGTCCTCGAACCGCGCATTTGCTCGCTGGCTCCCAGCAGCGTATGAAGATGGAGTGTCTGTTCCCAGAGGAGCAAGTGAAGGAAAGCTGTACAATGGATTTCCACTCCCGCTG GTTCGAAAAGTGTCAAATGAAATTGCTCGCACAGCCAATGAGGACATCACTCAAGATCAAGGGCTCTCTCTTGTCTTCATGCACTGGGGCCAGTGGGTCAACCACGACATAGACTTAAGCCCTTCCAGTGGTGCAGGAGTCAGCCCAGAGCTTCACTGCGAGAAGGATTGTGCCTTCAAGTCCCCTTGCTTCCCCATTAAG tttccCCCAGATGACCCACGGATGCTGAGGTCAAACTCTTGCATGCCGTTCATCCAGTCGGCGTCCGTGTGCAATCCCAGGACGCTTACTCGTGAGCAGATCAATGCCGTCAGCTCGTTCATCGATGCCAGCACAGTGTATGGTAGCGAAGACTCTGTGGCAAAGAGTCTTAGAAATCAGACAAACCAGCTGGGTTTGATGGCTGTGAACCAGAATTTTACTGATGCGGGGCTGGAATTATTGCCCTttgagaacaaaatgaaaagtgtTTGTGTTCTCACCAACAAAAGCATGAACATCCCCTGTTTTAAAGCCG gTGACAAACGGGTAACTGAAAACCTGGGACTCTCTGCACTGCACACTGTCTTTCTACGAGAACACAACCGCCTGGTTACAGAGCTGAGGAAATTAAATCCTCACTGGGATGGAGAAAAGCTTTACCAAGAGAGTCGGAAGATTGTAGTTGCCATAAACCAG aTAATAACATACAGAGATTACCTGCCACTTCTGCTGGGGGAGGAGACCAGCAAGTGGATCCCTTTGTACAGTGGCTACAATGAAAATGTGGATCCTAGAGTCTCAAATGTTTTTTCCCTGGCTTTCCGATTTGGTCATACATCAGTACAGCCTTTTGTGTCCCGTTTGGATGACAGTTTTCAGCCTTTGGGTTCATTCTCCCATGTCCCTCTTCATTTGACCTTTTGTGCTACGTGGAGAATTATAATGGAAG GTGGCATTGACCCACTGATACGGGGCATGGTGGTTGATCATGCAAAACTGATGAAACAGAATCAACTGCTTATTGAGGAGCTCCAGAACCACCTTTTTGAACAGACAGAGATAATGGGTCTGGATCTGGCAGCACTGAACATGCAACGGGGAAGAGACCATGGTCTTCCAG GTTACAATGCCTGGAGGCGCTTCTGTGGGCTCTCCCAACCTCAAAACGTAGATGAATTCTCTGAGGTGCTAGGCAATTCCAAACTGGCCAAGAAGTTCATGGAGTTGTATGGGACACCGGACAATATTGACCTCTGGATTGGGGCAATCGCAGAGCCCTTTGTTCCCCAGGGCAGAGTTGGACCTCTCCTGGCCTGCATCATTGGCACCCAGTTCAGGAACCTGCGTGATGGGGACAG ATTCTGGTGGGAGAAACCAGGAGTTTTCACTCCACAGCAGTTGCATGCACTGAGAAAAATCTCACTGTCGACAGTGATCTGTGACAATACTCATATCAAAAAGATACCCAGGGATGTGATCAAGGCCAACAGTTATCCTGAGAACTTTGTTGACTGCCATGAGATCGATGTGCTCGACCTCTCACCCTGGAAAGATGAGCCTGAAAGTGGCACAAAAG TTTCTAATCCTGCTCATCAGACCAGTGTTGGAAAGTCCTAA